From Vitis vinifera cultivar Pinot Noir 40024 chromosome 5, ASM3070453v1, the proteins below share one genomic window:
- the LOC100256800 gene encoding large ribosomal subunit protein eL18y → MGIDLVAGGKSKKTKRTAPKSDDIYLKLLVKLYRFLVRRTGSKFNAVILKRLFMSKINKPPMSLSRLIRYMQGKEDKIAVLVGTVTDDLRVYEVPTLKVTALRFTERARARIEKAGGECLTFDQLALRAPLGQNTVLLRGPKNAREAVKHFGKAPGVPHSHTKPYVRSKGRKFERARGRRNSRGFRV, encoded by the exons atG GGTATCGATTTAGTCGCCGGCGGCAAAAGCAAAAAGACGAAGCGCACCGCTCCCAAATCTGATGATATCTACCTCAAGCTCCTAGTCAAG CTGTATCGTTTTCTGGTACGGAGAACCGGAAGCAAGTTCAATGCCGTGATACTGAAGCGTCTGTTCATGAGCAAGATCAACAAACCTCCGATGTCTCTCTCCAGGTTGATTCGTTATATGCAAGGAAAG GAGGACAAGATTGCAGTGCTCGTGGGAACGGTAACGGATGATCTTCGGGTCTATGAGGTGCCGACATTGAAGGTAACTGCTCTGAGGTTCACGGAGAGGGCGAGAGCAAGGATCGAGAAGGCCGGTGGAGAGTGCTTGACGTTCGACCAACTGGCTCTCAGGGCTCCTCTCGGTCAGAACACG GTTCTGCTGAGAGGCCCAAAGAATGCTCGTGAAGCAGTAAAACACTTTGGTAAAGCTCCTGGTGTGCCACACAGCCACACTAAACCATATGTTCGATCAAAGGGAAGGAAGTTTGAGAGAGCCAGAGGAAGAAGAAACAGCAGGGGTTTTAGAGTTTAA
- the LOC100244742 gene encoding lipoamide acyltransferase component of branched-chain alpha-keto acid dehydrogenase complex, mitochondrial, producing MISRGIWQQKCRNAIRRWLRSCAAQTSPLSPSPVVSLGNSSYIGFCSQPIVSRYAMASFSMVNDKLMDLNIPYSIKRSCFSSHALLDLPASGIVSIPLAQTGEGIAECELLKWFVKEGDQVEEFQPLCEVQSDKATIEITSRYKGTVSQIIYVPGDIVKVGESLLKMVVEESQGSNLTSNAPDDMKSMGAEVCDSSIQSSDLRHSNTGGVLATPAVRNLAKQYGVDINHILGTGQDGRVLKEDVLTHAVQKGLCKEPSSLSVNSVEHFQGEEKYSHTLAADGWQYEDKTVPIRGFQRAMIKSMTLAAKIPHFHYVEEINCDALVKLKASFQEENRDPEVKHTFLPFMIKTLSMALSKYPLLNSCFNEELQEITVKGSHNIGIAMATPHGLVVPNIKRVQLLSILEITKELARLQQLALANNLCPEDISGGTITLSNIGAIGGKFGSPLLNSPEVSIIAIGRLQKVPQFVDDENVYPASIMTVNIGADHRVLDGATVARFCNEWKLYIEKPEQLMLHMK from the exons ATGATTAGTCGGGGGATTTGGCAGCAGAAGTGTCGTAACGCCATCCGACGATGGCTGCGTTCCTGCGCTGCCCAAACCTCGCCGCTCTCTCCGTCTCCGGTCGTATCGCTGGGGAATTCATCGTATATAGGGTTTTGTTCTCAACCGATCGTCTCCCGATACGCTATGGCGTCGTTTTCCATGGTCAATGATAAGCTTATGGAT TTGAACATTCCATATAGCATAAAGAGATCTTGCTTTTCGAGTCATGCTCTTCTTGATCTTCCTGCAAGTGGGATAGTTAGTATACCATTGGCACAAACAGGTGAAGGTATTGCTGAATGTGAACTTCTTAAATGGTTCGTGAAAGAG GGGGATCAAGTTGAAGAATTCCAACCACTTTGTGAAGTTCAGAGTGATAAAGCAACAATAGAAATAACTAGTCGCTACAAAGGAACTGTTTCTCAAATTATCTATGTCCCTGGTGACATTGTAAAG GTTGGAGAAAGCCTTCTGAAAATGGTTGTTGAAGAATCTCAAGGTTCAAACCTGACCAGCAATGCTCCAGATGACATGAAATCAATGGGTGCTGAGGTATGTGACTCAAGTATTCAAAGTTCAGACTTGAGGCACAGTAACACAGGTGGAGTTCTAGCCACACCTGCTGTTAGGAACCTTGCAAAGCAGTATGGTGTAGATATAAATCACATCCTTGGAACTGGTCAAGATGGGAGGGTATTAAAAGAAGATGTCCTCACACATGCAGTCCAGAAAGGACTCTGTAAAGAACCTTCTTCCTTGAGTGTTAATTCAGTGGAGCACTTTCAAGGAGAAGAGAAATACTCTCATACCTTAGCTGCAGATGGATGGCAATATGAAGATAAGACAGTTCCAATTCG AGGATTTCAACGTGCAATGATTAAATCAATGACCTTGGCTGCTAAGATTCCACACTTTCATTATGTAGAAGAGATAAATTGTGATGCACTTGTGAAACTTAAAGCATCCTTCCAAGAGGAGAATCGTGATCCAGAAGTCAAGCACACTTTCCTCCCTTTTATGATAAAGACACTTTCGATGGCATTGAGCAAATATCCCTTATTAAATAGCTGCTTCAATGAGGAGCTGCAAGAAATCACTGTTAAAG GCTCCCATAATATTGGAATTGCAATGGCTACCCCACATGGTCTAGTTGTTCCTAACATAAAGAGGGTTCAATTGCTTTCCATCTTGGAG ATAACAAAGGAGCTGGCACGGCTACAACAATTAGCATTAGCTAACAACCTTTGTCCTGAGGATATATCTGGTGGAACAATAACTTTAAGCAATATTGGTGCAATTGGAGGGAAGTTTGGCTCCCCCCTCCTCAACTCGCCTGAAGTTTCCATCATTGCAATTGGCCGACTCCAGAAAGTTCCACAGTTTGTTGATGATGAAAACGTGTATCCTGCATCAATTATGACT GTTAATATAGGCGCTGATCATAGAGTCCTGGATGGAGCAACAGTTGCTAGATTTTGTAATGAGTGGAAACTATACATTGAGAAACCTGAGCAGCTCATGCTGCATATGAAGTGA